The DNA window taatttaaatttagaaaacatattttggaagcagataaatataaaaaattataagatgaaatatttttatcatattaataaaaatataaattctttGTGGAAAGTATATTTATCCTATAACTtgttaaatataaataaatgtgAACGTAAAGAtcttattaaaaatattttacatacattattaaaaaaagaatatgaaCAGTTAAGTTGTTTTGAATGGGATTCAAAAgttgttttatataaattgttaaaaaatcaagattcaaaaaattattcacTGGAAAATTATACAGAAGATGATGTAACTAGTAACCCGAGTAGTGATTTTGATAATCATGTGGATATAGATCCTAATATTAAGGAAAATCTACAGAATAAAGATAACCCTCATGTTGATGATAAAATTGGTTCCATTCCTGAAGATGATAACATATGTCTTCAGACCGATGACCAAAcatataatcataataataataataataataaggtagagaaaaatataatattaaaaaaaaaaaaaaagtcatcagaaaataatattttaataaatagtaataatgttttattaaattataataaaaattctGAATTATTAGATGATTGTTTCaaattatgtaataataataatgctcatatatatgataaaagTAATGTAAGCCACACAAACTTAAACGATCTAAAGAATGGATATTATAAAGATACAGATATAgtatatgatttattattaaaatctATAAAAGGagaaataaaattgaaAGTTAAGAATTTTGTTAAGGTTCATCAAGTTGGACAAGGAGCATATGGAGATGTTTGGATGGCagaagatataataaataatcaaaGAGTAgctttaaaaaaattaaaattaaatgaagaaaaagatgGATTTGCAAAAACTTATATAAGAGAAATATCTATTTTAAATTCTTTAAAACATGAAAATATTGTTGAATTAATTGGAGTGGTACATTCTATTTTACCtgaaaattttaataatcaAAGTATGATACATCAATCTCCTCAAAATTCTCATCCTATTAATAGAAATCacaataatatttttcataacAAGTTTTTTGATCAAAACAATTATAAAGATTTTCTTATTACtgaaaagaattattttgcaaataaaaaaaatatgcgtacattatttttgtcACCACAAAAAATGTTTTCAAGAAAGGATAATTTATCATCAAATCAAGACATGTCATCAAATCAAGATATGTTAACATCAAATCAAGACATGTCATCAAATCAAGATATGTCACCATATCAAGATATGTCATCAAATGAAGATATGTTAACATCAAATCAAGATATGTCATCAAATCAAGATATGTCACCATATCAAGATATATCACCATATGTGGATATATCACCAAACGATGGTTATACcttaaataatttattaaaccATAATCAGGTGGACACATCCACTTCTCTTTCCTTATCTTCATACGAAGATACCACTTCAAGTGATAGCTCCCATTCTGATGGTTCATCCTCGAGTGTATCTTCCTTCTTGTCATAcgataaaaataaagaaaaaaaatcatGTATATGGATGGTGTTTGAATATGTACCTTTTGATTTGTCAGGATATAGTGAACTTCTAAGAGAAgaaagaaatgaaaaagaaagatataaatatgcTAACTTATTCAGTATAGGTGAAATcaaaaacatttttatacaaTTATTAAAAGCATTAGATTATTgtcataaaaataatattatccATAGAGATATTAAAATAGCTAATTTGTTAATAGATAATAATGGAATTTTAAAGCTAGCTGATTTTGGACTAGCTAGATTCCATTCTGATATTAATGCATCTAATATGACAAATAGAGTTATTACATTATGGTATAGACCACcagaattattattaggttctgaaaattatatgtcATCTGTTGATATGTGGAGTTGTGGTTGTGTTCTAGCAGAATTATTAACTAGCAATCCTTTATTTTCTGCTGAAAATGAAAcagatatattaaaaattattgttAATAAGTTAGGGTTTCCAAATGAAAgagatataaaatatttaagaaATTTACCCTGCTGGAATctattaaaattaaatcCTATACAtccaaataatatacatcataatataaatcataataaaaaaatagaaacAGAAAATTCTATAAGAAATATACCTGGTGTAGGAGATCTAGGATTAGAtcttattaaaaaatgtttaaaaTGGAACCCATATGAAAGAATCACAGCTAGCGACGCCCTTAATCATCCATGGTTTAAGACACAACCTTTCTCTGAAAAAATACAACAAAGAAATAACATTAAAGCAGCTCATAGTTTTATGAccaaaaattataaaaaaagggATCTACccaaaaataattattcgaaaattaatgaaaattttaGATTTATAAATGTAGGAAATTACAGAAAGGCTTATCTTCtaagtaaatataatgaCCACCTTCTTTATCTAAACTCGCTTTCGTCAAAAAGGGATGTACTCAAGGAGCAACCTCTCCAACAGAGTAATCAAAAAGGATAACACAtgttatatgtatatgtgtatatatatatatatatatatatatattatatatatatatattatatgtatttatatatatatatttttttttttattcatttaatttttttttttttgttcagTTGATAAGAAGAcagaagaagaaaaagataaagaaaCCAAAACGGAAACCACAAATATGGAGCAGAAGgataaaaaacataaagAATTAGTAAATAGTAAAAAGGAAGATGAACCAGGAGAAAGCAAAAAATGTAAAGTCGAATCGGTCACGGATTACAGTGATAGGGAAAATTTAAAACCCCCTTTTGAAAAtgacataaaaaaaaatgaactCAAATTGAATTCAAATAAATCAGATATAGACAAAACTAGGAAATCAGTTACCATATCAAGAGACGGAAGCTTAAGAAGAAATGAAAGAAAGACAATAGCAgtgataaaatattatgacCATAAAATGAAAGAATATAATCATAACCGTAGCCCTAGTCATGCTAAAAAGTACAACAATGAAAAAAGGgaaagggaaaaaaaaatcgAAGGTCTAGATAATAGGAGGGAAAGCAACAACTATTTTAGGAGAAGTAGAGAAGGTATAGATGATAGGAAAAGATATTCAACCATTTGTAAAACTGGTTATAACAATGCAGATGTGTATAGGGATAGAATAAGTCACAGAAGTAGGGAAAGGGAGTGGTATAAAAAACCATACGGAAGAAGGAGCAGAGATAGGGATAGGGACAGAGATAGGGATAGAGAAAGAGATAGAGATAGGGAAAGGGATAGAGAAAGAGATAGAGATAGGGAAAGAGACAGAGATAGGGAAAGGGATAGAGATAGGGATAGGGAAAGAGATAGAGAAAGAGACAGAGATAGAGAAAGAGATAGAGAAAGAGATAGAGATAGGGAAAGAGACAGAGAAAGAGATAGAGAAAGAGATAGAGAAAGAGATAGAGATAGGGAAAGAGACAGATATAGGGACAGAGATAGGGACCGAGATAGAGATAgagaaaaagaaagaaaaagagataaagataaagaaaatgatcaaaaaaaacataaattaGATACAGAAGAGTTAAGGGttgaaaagaaaaagaaaatgtaaaaaacaaaaaaaaaaaacaaaaaaaaaaaaaaattttttttatatattgatatatatatttacatattaaatgatataattaaataaacatatattttttattttaaattattaaagtttaaataaacatatttgGCATAATATATGCTCCTAATTTTTTTGCACAATCATAANNNNNNNNNNNNNNNNNNNNNNNNNNNNNNNNNNNNNNNNNNNNNNNNNNNNNNNNNNNNNNNNNNNNNNNNNNNNNNNNNNNNNNNNNNNNNNNNNNNNaaaaaaaaaaaaaaaaaaattttttttttttttttttttttttttttttttttttttttttttttttttttttttttttttttttttttttttttttttttttttttttttttgtttttttttttttgtttttttttttgttttaatcAAGCTCCACTTAGCAAACTccttataatattttcttttgcTGAAGATATCGCTTGATTTAAGGGTGTATGTTGCTCCTGTATATCGCTttcattcatatataatctattaataataacacTAGCACTGGTTTCCATAATAATACCACTATCAGCAATTTCATctaatattaaataaacaGAATCTAATTTATCTATTAATTGTTTTTTCCCTATATgattatttgttatattatttaatgcTTGATGTACTGTTTCTataatttcatataaaataatttcattatcattatcatcaccaataatataaattacaaTGTCATTGATCGACaaacataatataacatatttatttaataataatatttctgtctcatttgaataatttaaacctaacttttttatcttttccGTTATATCCTTTTCAAACAATTTCTGGTCTTCTACTGTTTTAAAATCATTATATGTATCCATACCATAATTTATGGATTCATAGCTACAATTAAAATTCTGTAATTTCTCttctttaaatattaatttgtcattataatattttacgGCAATTCTATTCCCATCACTATCTAATATTACTATACCTTCTAATTGCTTTATCGATACgcttttcattttataaaaacagatgaaacaaacaaaaaaaaatatacatacataaatacatatatatattacatatatatgtaatgtatatgtaatatatatatgaaatatatatgttgaccctttatataataaaataaataacttttacaaaaaaaataaaaaaatgtataaatattatatatatatatatatatatatatatatttttttttttttttttttcttaaaaaatatggagATCGTAAGTTATTACTATGGACAGAAAAAATTCTTttacttttaaaaaaaggatatttttataaaatattatttatttatttatttatttatttatgttatatattaaaataaaataacatgCATTATTAAAACAACTATCATcatgtataaaaatatattgtttatatataatatttataaaattaaaaattaaaaacatataaattaaacCTTCATTTTCTGAAAgtcaaaaatatttaaattacattaacattttgtattattttatatatatatatatatatcaatatataatatatatattatattacaaaataaaaaataaaaaattatttatatatatgtaagtaatatgtttatatatatatatatatatatatatatatatatatacatacatattatatattccgCTTTATGgttctttttatttttttatatatataaaaaaaataatatatataaacaatacgtataaatataatatatacttatataaatatgaataatcATTCATCacatcattatatattaaaaaaataatgttttCACAATATATActaaaaatttataaataaatatattatatatatatatatatatatatataacattttaataatataaacattgTTGGGATAATgtttaattaatttatatatatatatatatatttaaattttgaTAATACCACATCctaaataaaaaaaaatatatatcgtcatatatttttttatatgatatcttaaaatttttatgttacATTGTTCTTTAGTAGTATTTATATACTgttttgttattttatttttttttttttttatcattttttttttttttagtaaTAATGACATTTTGTAtaatcatttaatatattaatagtattatatatatatatatatatataatatatataatatatataatatttataatatttatacaatttataatatacataataatgttttaatatggcacatttatatgaagaggtttataaaaagagaaaatattttgataGAGCTTTATGTAATGATTATGAAGAATGGCAAGATAAAATAAGAGAATCGAAAACGGTCTATATAGGAAATTTATCCATATATACAACACAACAACAAATATATGAGGTAAGCAAAAAGGAGAATATGATATAATCATaggttatatatatatatatatatatatatatatatatatatatgtatatatttatttatttatttatttttatttttatttttatttatcgAATGTCTTCACATTATATACCgtttaatttttcaaagCATATGTCTAAGGCTGGGGATGTAGAAAACATCATAATGGGTTTACATAGAACCGAGAAATCTCCTTGTGGATTTTGTTTTGTagtttataaaaaga is part of the Plasmodium reichenowi strain SY57 chromosome 4, whole genome shotgun sequence genome and encodes:
- a CDS encoding cdc2-related protein kinase 3, with the protein product MNVKDVDTLLDIFRGGPGVHTCSGIENYFLENNTLDIDIKKEFIKKLENPTFLSKFCMLKRKFVYNFFLVKKEIVKKRLWTYIENVVDKLNDDDIIKVHKYLEKESGNVIHTFLNNLYLYKDMENKRTRKKNRXXXKKKKKKKRNNHDIYNNCNINSNKLYCNLPFNLNLENIFWKQINIKNYKMKYFYHINKNINSLWKVYLSYNLLNINKCERKDLIKNILHTLLKKEYEQLSCFEWDSKVVLYKLLKNQDSKNYSLENYTEDDVTSNPSSDFDNHVDIDPNIKENLQNKDNPHVDDKIGSIPEDDNICLQTDDQTYNHNNNNNNKVEKNIILKKKKKSSENNILINSNNVLLNYNKNSELLDDCFKLCNNNNAHIYDKSNVSHTNLNDLKNGYYKDTDIVYDLLLKSIKGEIKLKVKNFVKVHQVGQGAYGDVWMAEDIINNQRVALKKLKLNEEKDGFAKTYIREISILNSLKHENIVELIGVVHSILPENFNNQSMIHQSPQNSHPINRNHNNIFHNKFFDQNNYKDFLITEKNYFANKKNMRTLFLSPQKMFSRKDNLSSNQDMSSNQDMLTSNQDMSSNQDMSPYQDMSSNEDMLTSNQDMSSNQDMSPYQDISPYVDISPNDGYTLNNLLNHNQVDTSTSLSLSSYEDTTSSDSSHSDGSSSSVSSFLSYDKNKEKKSCIWMVFEYVPFDLSGYSELLREERNEKERYKYANLFSIGEIKNIFIQLLKALDYCHKNNIIHRDIKIANLLIDNNGILKLADFGLARFHSDINASNMTNRVITLWYRPPELLLGSENYMSSVDMWSCGCVLAELLTSNPLFSAENETDILKIIVNKLGFPNERDIKYLRNLPCWNLLKLNPIHPNNIHHNINHNKKIETENSIRNIPGVGDLGLDLIKKCLKWNPYERITASDALNHPWFKTQPFSEKIQQRNNIKAAHSFMTKNYKKRDLPKNNYSKINENFRFINVGNYRKAYLLSKYNDHLLYLNSLSSKRDVLKEQPLQQIDKKTEEEKDKETKTETTNMEQKDKKHKELVNSKKEDEPGESKKCKVESVTDYSDRENLKPPFENDIKKNELKLNSNKSDIDKTRKSVTISRDGSLRRNERKTIAVIKYYDHKMKEYNHNRSPSHAKKYNNEKREREKKIEGLDNRRESNNYFRRSREGIDDRKRYSTICKTGYNNADVYRDRISHRSREREWYKKPYGRRSRDRDRDRDRDRERDRDRERDRERDRDRERDRDRERDRDRDRERDRERDRDRERDRERDRDRERDRERDRERDRERDRDRERDRYRDRDRDRDRDREKERKRDKDKENDQKKHKLDTEELRVEKKKKM
- a CDS encoding coatomer subunit zeta, putative, encoding MKSVSIKQLEGIVILDSDGNRIAVKYYNDKLIFKEEKLQNFNCSYESINYGMDTYNDFKTVEDQKLFEKDITEKIKKLGLNYSNETEILLLNKYVILCLSINDIVIYIIGDDNDNEIILYEIIETVHQALNNITNNHIGKKQLIDKLDSVYLILDEIADSGIIMETSASVIINRLYMNESDIQEQHTPLNQAISSAKENIIRSLLSGA